Proteins found in one Arvicola amphibius chromosome 18, mArvAmp1.2, whole genome shotgun sequence genomic segment:
- the Rint1 gene encoding LOW QUALITY PROTEIN: RAD50-interacting protein 1 (The sequence of the model RefSeq protein was modified relative to this genomic sequence to represent the inferred CDS: inserted 2 bases in 2 codons; deleted 11 bases in 8 codons): MESRTRGEAGCFQLCCPESDDEMKNTEEKSDMNIAAHCWKRTTQRKVEDDDALPLNVSAFIEKEVGSDLKXFKKLGKRIEQMTENKMKLQEQVLAISSEIPKRIQSALKDAEVSRHVLSQFLEQETPLLSSITSHLLTAQPWVDDIQCMISQIEEIEQHLTYLKWVSQIEELSDNIQQYLMTNXVPEAASVLVAMTEVDIKLRESSCTHLLSFVRATVKFWHKILKDKLTSDFEEILAQLHWPFITHTQSSDCWRKPPAGAPEVYGNWRPLFCQLLKLQASDELLTEPKQLPEKYSLPACPSVILPIQIMLTPLQKRFKYHFRGSRQTNVISKPELYLTQYLYGSETMLTFLDEKIQPILGIKTCSVVNAGLSFPGLVMLVLEKLASDIALPLYDYNLFCHLVDEVLLFERELHSVHGYPSTFASCMHILSERPVFQRWLTVERKFALQKMDSMLSSEAAWVSQYKDITDVDEMKVPDCAEVFMTLLLVITDRYKNLPNSFPKATVPGIQKDLVDDFRIRLTQVMKEETRASLDFRYCAILNAVNYISTVLADWNSISGCPSTMVITYPNRCVLQFFLQLQQAVLEVFAENNALSKLQLGQLASMESSVFDDMINLLERLKLDMLTRQVDHVFREVKDAAKLYKKERWLSLPSQSEQAVMSLSSSACPLLLTLRDHLLQLEQQLCFSLFRIFWQILVEKLDTYIYQEIILANHFNEGGAAQLQFDMTRNLFPLFSHYCKRPENYFKHVKEACIVLNLNIGSALLLKDVLQSASEHVPATAALNEVGIYKLAQQDVEILLNLRTNWPNTGK, encoded by the exons GCGACATGAACATTGCAGCTCATTGTTGGAAGCGAACAACTCAACGCAAGGTAGAGGATGACGATGCGCTTCCCCTGAATGTGTCTGCGTTCatagaaaaggaagtgggaagtgacctga tatttaagaaacttGGCAAACGCATAGAacagatgacagaaaataaaatgaagttacaAGAACAG GTACTTGCAATTTCGTCAGAAATCCCTAAAAGAATTCAAAGTGCTTTA AAAGATGCAGAAGTATCCAGACACGTTCTTAGTCAGTTTCTGGAGCAGGAAACTCCTCTCCTCAGCTCCATCACCAGCCATTTGCTGACTGCACAGCCCTGGGTGGATGAC ATTCAGTGCATGATCAGCCAGATAGAAGAGATCGAGCAGCATCTCACGTACCTTAAGTGGGTTTCCCAGATCGAAGAGCT CAGTGATAACATCCAGCAGTACCTGATGACCA CCGTGCCAGAGGCGGCCTCTGTCCTGGTGGCCATGACAGAAGTCGACATCAAGCTTCGGGAGTCATCTTGTACTCATCTTCTTAGTTTTGTGAGAGCAACAGTTAAATTCTGGCATAAAATTCTCAAGGACAAGCTTACCAG TGATTTTGAG GAAATTTTAGCACAGCTTCATTGGCCGTTCATCACACACACCCAGTCCTCAGACTGTTGGCGGAAGCCGCCCGCTGGTGCGCCTGAGGTGTATGGTAAC TGGAGACCCCTGTTCTGTCAACTTTTGAAACTACAAGCCTC AGATGAATTATTAACTGAGCCAAAACAACTCCCAGAAAAATATTCTCTTCCTGCATGCCCTTCTGTGATCCTGCCCATCCAGATCATGCTGACTCCCCTTCAGAAGAGATTCAAGTACCACTTCAGAGGAAGCCGACAGACGAATGTGATCAGCAAG CCTGAATTGTACTTGACTCAGTACTTATATGGATCGGAAACCATGCTCACTTTTCTGGATGAGAAGATTCAGCCAATATTGGGAATAAAGACATGCTCTGTAGTAAATGCAGG CTTGAGTTTTCCCGGGCTTGTGATGCTTGTTCTTGAGAAGCTGGCTTCCGATATAGCCTTGCCGCTCTACGATTACAAC CTCTTCTGCCATTTGGTGGATGAGGTGTTGTTGTTCGAGAGGGAGCTGCACAGTGTTCATGGCTATCCTAGCACCTTTGCCAGCTGTATGCATATTCTGTCAGAA AGACCTGTTTTTCAGAGATGGTTGACTGTGGAGAGAAAAT tTGCTCTTCAAAAAATGGACTCAATGCTTTCATCAGAGGCTGCTTGGGTATCTCAATACAAAGACATCACTGATGTGGATGAAATGAAGGTTCCAGACTGTGCAGAAGTTTTTATGACTTTACTTTTGGTTATAACTG ATAGGTATAAAAACCTTCCCAACAGCTTCCCGAAAGCTACAGTTCCTGGAATACAGAAAGATCTAGTCGATGATTTTAGGATACGATTAACGCAGGTCATGAAAGAA GAGACCAGAGCTTCACTTGACTTTCGGTACTGTGCAATTCTTAATGCTGTG AACTACATCTCAACAGTGCTGGCAGATTGG AATTCTATCTCAGGATGCCCCAGCACCATGGTAATAACGTATCCTAATAGATGTGTGCTTCAGTTCTTTCTGCAGCTTCAGCAGGCCGTGCTGGAGGTCTTTGCAGAGAATAACGCCCTCAGCAAGCTGCAGCTGGGCCAGCTGGCCTCCATGGAGAGCTCTGTCTTCGATGACATGATTAATCTCTTGGAGCGCTTAAAGCTTGATATGTTGACTCGCCAAGTGGACCACGTTTTTAGAGAAGTGAAAGATGCCGCCAAGTTGTACAAGAAGGAAAG ATGGTTGTCCCTGCCGTCTCAGTCTGAACAGGCAGTGATGTCCCTGTCCAGCTCAGCCTGCCCACTCTTGCTGACCTTGCGGGATCATCTGCTTCAGCTGGAGCAGCAGCTTTGTTTCTCCTTATTCCGGATTTTCTGGCAGATCCTCGTAGAGAAGCTGGACACATACATCTATcaggag ATTATCCTTGCTAATCATTTCAACGAAGGAGGAGCAGCCCAGTTGCAGTTCGATATGACACGGAatcttttccctttgttttctcaCTATTGCAAGAGACCAGAAAACTACTTTAAACA TGTAAAAGAAGCCTGCATTGTTCTGAATTTGAACATTGGTTCTGCATTACTCCTGAAAGATGTCCTGCAGTCAGCTTCCGAGCACGTTCCTGCCACAGCAGCCTTAAATGAAGTTGGAATTTACAAACTGGCTCAGCAAGATGTTGAGATTTTGCTCAATTTGAGGACAAATTGGCCTAACACTGGAAAATAA